From one Desmodus rotundus isolate HL8 chromosome X, HLdesRot8A.1, whole genome shotgun sequence genomic stretch:
- the SHROOM2 gene encoding protein Shroom2 isoform X4, which yields MKEVADVVAQRTPSERAMQVARTFLTRILRHAMRRNELSWRPHSWHATKFSDSHAEMSTCQLSSAGPSWHGGHHTSSSSQDLSGAWEQTTLQRTSGHFSSLGSVDSLDQPSQPFPSGRLSAAKSNSSIDHLGGPSKRDSAYGSFSTSCSTPDHTLPKADASSTENILYTVGLWEASRPAGSRHDPPGLEDRLGHLACRLPCERSRSPRPEDGPEPKLPTSGRSSFGPVWYVPDKKKAPASPPPPPPPLRSDSFAATKSHEKAQGPAFSEATATQHLAGLTRAQPRGDWRAEPADAQRRPARPGDSRRPGSSGCAADGHLDCSWPSTTHGAPSRLQASLSSTDVRFPPSAYGCQHPRQYSDESPFLHEVPGAATVPAGQLRGVLARVRQEAPAQRFQDDNASQAKWPHAADRKGGSGGQSYHRSVSTRQGLPGGPQLSHPRDSYWRCGSPLGALDGPATQLVGQKPRGHFPRHEGAQERERADPGDRGVGGCSSGMEEPPGASHGDRASVKQVADAFKWAHGDSGKISAHKTPMLHSLTQEGSRWPAEGQEAGTERPPPFDAQVGKPTRRSDRFATTLRNEIQQRRARLQKSRSTVALAGPDEAEGEASGWPGAAAPGPSFLGTYKDHVKEAQARVLRATSFRRRDLDPSPAERCTGSPEPTAGSHRPQPSPVSPTWEAGQARPPPCAGGAPHVARIGGRRRFTAEQKLKSYSEPEKMNEVGLSGDRHPRRHPEDTVGTFADRWKFFEETSRSVAQRAGPRQVLSGGPKEKLDRPWAAGPGDQGPEPRLQGRARTTSFGESAGGPRKAGKVGTPEAPQRLGTFAEYQACWRTQRRGPDARASGRYHSADDILDASLGPREPLQHVHERSRSSPSTELYKQEAPVEPRRQAEDPGEHGELASAVRDEEQCPAPRQADAQGPEVSPAAHRDPRPLARGSEPSHAQDSPEVPHEGRSRAGTLPCDYRFSEDHTPAHPQPPAPGSQTHSGLSALHARVPDPRPLSATPLVKRPAPQRPPPPKREPRHLRGPAGATPIGTPAAVDLGAPAGTPVANHLAAPSTPLPPPSPESLEVCVDRLSLSRSPRALAEKLSNAQHADPTKPAGELDRQHVEELPACPQREAPLPSKSQPPQTSSMETSRSPSPQFAPQKLTDKPPLLIQDDSSTRIERLIDNTTVKMVPIKIVHSESQPEKESRQGLARAAAAAAAAEPPALPSGLERDQIKTLSTSEQSYSRFCLYSRPGAEPEPCAQPPAPPGAPDGRASPPALSYMKAKERTAEDLKSEELAREIVGKDKSLADILDPGVKMKTTRDLMEGIFPKDEHLLEEAQQRRKLLPKIPSPRTTEEKREEPSVPAAAFLATNSAYYSTSAPKAELLIKMKDLQEQQEPEEDSGSDLDHDLSVKKELIDSISRKLQVLREARESLLEDIQANSALGDEVEAIAKGVCKPNEFDKFRMFIGDLDKVVNLLLSLSGRLARVENALNNLDDSTSPGDRQSLLQKQRVLIQQHEDAKELKENLDRRERIVFDILASYLSDESLADYEYFVKMKSALIIEQRELEDKIHLGEEQLRCLVDSLQPDRGK from the exons ATGAAGGAGGTCGCGGACGTGGTAGCGCAGAGAACGCCCTCTGAGCGTGCCATGCAGGTGGCCAGGACCTTCCTGACGAGGATCCTGCGGCACGCCATGAG GAGGAACGAGCTGAGCTGGCGGCCTCACTCCTGGCACGCCACCAAGTTCTCCGATAGCCACGCCGAGATGTCCACCTGTCAGCTGTCCTCCGCCGGCCCCTCCTGGCACGGCGGACACCACACCAG CTCGTCCTCCCAGGACCTGTCGGGCGCGTGGGAGCAGACGACCCTGCAGCGCACCTCGGGCCACTTCAGCTCCCTGGGCAGCGTGGACAGCCTGGACCAGCCCTCGcagcccttcccctctggccGCCTCTCGGCTGCCAAGTCCAACAGCAGCATCGACCACCTGGGCGGCCCGAGCAAGAGGGACTCGGCCTATGGCTCCTTCTCCACCAGCTGCAGCACGCCTGACCACACCTTGCCCAAGGCGGACGCCTCCTCCACGGAGAACATCCTCTACACAGTGGGCCTGTGGGAGGCCTCTCGGCCGGCTGGCAGCCGGCATGACCCCCCGGGCCTGGAGGACCGGCTCGGGCACTTGGCGTGCAGGCTGCCGTGCGAGCGCAGCAGGAGTCCCAGGCCAGAGGACGGGCCCGAGCCGAAGCTGCCCACATCGGGGCGGTCCAGCTTTGGGCCTGTCTGGTACGTTCCTGATAAGAAGAAAGCCCCCGcttccccgcccccgcccccgccccctctgcGCAGCGACAGCTTTGCTGCCACCAAGAGCCACGAGAAGGCCCAGGGCCCTGCGTTCTCAGAGGCGACCGCCACACAGCACTTGGCGGGCTTGACGCGGGCCCAGCCCCGCGGCGACTGGCGAGCAGAGCCCGCCGATGCCCAGCGCAGGCCAGCACGCCCGGGAGACAGCAGGAGACCTGGCAGCTCGGGCTGTGCTGCGGATGGGCACCTGGACTGCTCATGGCCGTCCACCACCCACGGGGCCCCCAGCCGGCTGCAGGCTTCTCTGTCCAGCACCGACGTGCGCTTCCCGCCGTCTGCCTACGGGTGCCAGCACCCGCGCCAGTACAGTGACGAGAGTCCCTTCTTGCATGAGGTCCCCGGGGCTGCCACGGTGCCGGCAGGGCAGCTGCGTGGGGTCCTCGCCAGGGTTCGGCAGGAGGCTCCTGCCCAGCGTTTTCAGGATGACAACGCCTCTCAAGCCAAGTGGCCCCATGCTGCTGACCGGAAGGGGGGTAGCGGTGGGCAGAGCTACCACCGCTCTGTGAGCACCAGACAGGGCCTTCCAGGGGGTCCTCAGCTGTCACATCCCCGTGACAGCTATTGGCGTTGCGGCTCGCCTCTGGGTGCCTTGGATGGTCCCGCCACACAGCTGGTGGGCCAGAAGCCCCGCGGTCACTTCCCGCGGCACGAGGGTgcccaggagagggagagggccgACCCAGGGGACAGAGGAGTGGGCGGCTGCTCCTCGGGAATGGAGGAGCCCCCTGGGGCCAGCCACGGCGACCGAGCCAGTGTGAAGCAAGTCGCTGACGCCTTCAAGTGGGCCCACGGGGACAGTGGCAAGATCTCCGCCCACAAGACGCCCATGTTGCACTCGCTGACCCAGGAAGGCAGCCGGTGGCCTGCGGAGGGCCAGGAAGCGGGCACTGAGAGGCCTCCGCCCTTTGATGCTCAGGTGGGCAAACCCACGCGGAGGAGTGACCGCTTCGCCACCACGCTGCGGAACGAGATCCAGCAGCGGCGAGCCAGGCTGCAGAAGAGCAGGAGCACCGTGGCGCTGGCTGGGCCCGATGAGGCCGAGGGAGAGGCCAGCGGCTGGCCGGGGGCTGCTGCCCCAGGACCGTCTTTCCTAGGTACCTACAAGGACCACGTGAAGGAGGCCCAAGCCCGCGTCCTGAGGGCCACATCATTTAGGCGCCGCGACTTGGATCCCAGCCCCGCGGAGCGTTGCACAGGGTCCCCAGAACCCACGGCCGGGAGCCACCGCCCACAACCCAGCCCTGTGTCCCCGACTTGGGAGGCAGGCCAAGCCCGGCCACCCCCGTGCGCAGGTGGCGCGCCCCACGTGGCTCGCATCGGGGGCCGCAGGCGGTTCACAGCCGAGCAGAAACTGAAGTCCTACTCCGAGCCAGAGAAGATGAATGAGGTGGGGCTCTCTGGGGACCGGCACCCCCGCCGGCACCCCGAGGACACCGTGGGCACCTTCGCCGACCGGTGgaagttttttgaggaaaccagCAGGTCTGTTGCGCAGAGGGCTGGCCCGAGGCAGGTGCTCTCCGGAGGCCCAAAGGAGAAGCTGGACAGGCCGTGGGCCGCCGGCCCCGGGGACCAGGGCCCCGAGCCCCGGCTCCAGGGAAGGGCCCGCACCACCTCCTTCGGGGAAAGTGCTGGCGGCCCCAGGAAGGCGGGAAAGGTGGGCACACCGGAAGCGCCGCAGAGGCTGGGAACCTTTGCGGAGTATCAGGCCTGTTGGAGGACGCAGAGGAGAGGCCCGGACGCCAGGGCCTCGGGGCGGTACCACTCCGCCGACGACATCCTGGACGCCAGCCTGGGCCCACGCGAGCCGCTGCAGCACGTGCACGAGCGGTCACGGTCATCGCCGTCCACGGAGCTCTACAAACAG GAAGCGCCTGTTGAGCCGCGGCGACAAGCAGAGGACCCTGGGGAGCACGGAGAACTTGCCTCCGCAGTCCGGGACGAGGAGCAGTGTCCGGCCCCAAG ACAAGCAGATGCCCAGGGTCCAGAAGTCAGTCCAGCAGCACACCGGGACCCGCGGCCCCTGGCCCGGGGCTCTGAGCCGTCCCATGCCCAGGACAGTCCAGAGGTGCCCCACGAGGGCCGCAGCAGAGCCGGGACCCTCCCGTGTGATTACAGATTCTCAGAGGACCACACCCCTGCACACCCACAGCCGCCTGCCCCAGGATCCCAAACGCACAGTGGCCTCTCGGCCCTGCATGCTCGAGTGCCAGACCCCCGGCCTCTGAGTGCCACGCCGCTCGTCAAGCGACCTGCTCCGCAGAGGCCGCCGCCGCCCAAGCGCGAGCCCAGACATCTCAGGGGACCGGCTGGTGCCACTCCCATAGGCACACCTGCGGCTGTTGACCTGGGCGCACCTGCAGGCACACCTGTGGCCAATCACCTGGCTGCGCCTAGCACGCCCCTTCCCCCGCCGTCACCTGAGTCCCTGGAGGTGTGTGTGGACCGCCTGTCCCTCTCCCGCAGCCCCCGTGCCTTGGCAGAGAAGCTGAGCAACGCCCAGCACGCAGACCCCACAAAGCCCGCTGGGGAGCTGGACCGGCAGCATGTAGAGGAGCTCCCAGCCTGTCCTCAGCGGGAAGCCCCGCTCCCTTCCAAGTCCCAGCCCCCGCAGACGTCCAGCATGGAGACCTCTCGCTCCCCTTCTCCTCAGTTCGCCCCCCAGAAGCTGACGGACAAACCTCCCTTGCTCATCCAGGATGACAGTTCAACCAG GATCGAGCGGCTGATCGACAACACCACAGTGAAGATGGTGCCCATCAAGATTGTGCACTCGGAGAGCCAGCCGGAGAAGGAGAGCCGCCAGGGCCTGGCGcgtgccgccgccgccgccgccgccgccgagcCGCCCGCGCTGCCCAGCGGGCTGGAGCGCGACCAGATCAAGACGCTGAGCACGTCGGAGCAGTCCTACTCGCGTTTCTGCCTGTACAGCCGCCCGGGCGCCGAGCCCGAGCCCTGCGCCCAGCCGCCCGCGCCACCCGGCGCCCCGGACGGCCGTGCCTCCCCGCCCGCGCTCAGCTACATGAAGGCCAAAGAGCGGACAGCAGAAGACCTGAAGTCGGAGGAGCTGGCCCGGGAGATCGTGGGGAAGGATAAGTCCCTGGCCGACATCCTGGATCCCGGCGTGAAGATGAAGACCACCAGGGACCTCATGGAGGGCATCTTCCCCAAGGACGAGCACCTCCTGGAGGAAGCTCAGCAGCGCAGGAAGCTGCTCCCCAAAATCCCCTCGCCCAGAACCACGGAGGAGAA GAGAGAGGAGCCCAGCGTGCCGGCGGCCGCATTCCTGGCCACCAATTCCGCCTACTACAGCACGTCGGCCCCCAAGGCGGAGCTGCTGATCAAGATGAAGGACCTGCAAGAGCAGCAGGAGCCCGAAGAGGATTCGGGGAGTGACTTGGACCATGACCTGTCTGTGAAGAAG GAGCTCATCGACAGCATCAGCCGCAAGCTTCAGGTGCTCCGGGAAGCCCGTGAGAGCCTGCTGGAGGACATCCAGGCCAACAGTGCCCTCGGGGACGAGGTGGAGGCCATTGCCAAGGGCGTCTGCAAGCCCAATGAGTTCGACAAGTTCCGGATGTTCATCGGGGACCTGGACAAAGTGGTGAACCTCCTGCTGTCCCTGTCCGGTCGCCTGGCCCGGGTGGAGAACGCCCTCAACAATTTGGACGACAGTACTTCTCCCGGTGATCGG
- the SHROOM2 gene encoding protein Shroom2 isoform X5 → MSTCQLSSAGPSWHGGHHTSSSSQDLSGAWEQTTLQRTSGHFSSLGSVDSLDQPSQPFPSGRLSAAKSNSSIDHLGGPSKRDSAYGSFSTSCSTPDHTLPKADASSTENILYTVGLWEASRPAGSRHDPPGLEDRLGHLACRLPCERSRSPRPEDGPEPKLPTSGRSSFGPVWYVPDKKKAPASPPPPPPPLRSDSFAATKSHEKAQGPAFSEATATQHLAGLTRAQPRGDWRAEPADAQRRPARPGDSRRPGSSGCAADGHLDCSWPSTTHGAPSRLQASLSSTDVRFPPSAYGCQHPRQYSDESPFLHEVPGAATVPAGQLRGVLARVRQEAPAQRFQDDNASQAKWPHAADRKGGSGGQSYHRSVSTRQGLPGGPQLSHPRDSYWRCGSPLGALDGPATQLVGQKPRGHFPRHEGAQERERADPGDRGVGGCSSGMEEPPGASHGDRASVKQVADAFKWAHGDSGKISAHKTPMLHSLTQEGSRWPAEGQEAGTERPPPFDAQVGKPTRRSDRFATTLRNEIQQRRARLQKSRSTVALAGPDEAEGEASGWPGAAAPGPSFLGTYKDHVKEAQARVLRATSFRRRDLDPSPAERCTGSPEPTAGSHRPQPSPVSPTWEAGQARPPPCAGGAPHVARIGGRRRFTAEQKLKSYSEPEKMNEVGLSGDRHPRRHPEDTVGTFADRWKFFEETSRSVAQRAGPRQVLSGGPKEKLDRPWAAGPGDQGPEPRLQGRARTTSFGESAGGPRKAGKVGTPEAPQRLGTFAEYQACWRTQRRGPDARASGRYHSADDILDASLGPREPLQHVHERSRSSPSTELYKQEAPVEPRRQAEDPGEHGELASAVRDEEQCPAPRQADAQGPEVSPAAHRDPRPLARGSEPSHAQDSPEVPHEGRSRAGTLPCDYRFSEDHTPAHPQPPAPGSQTHSGLSALHARVPDPRPLSATPLVKRPAPQRPPPPKREPRHLRGPAGATPIGTPAAVDLGAPAGTPVANHLAAPSTPLPPPSPESLEVCVDRLSLSRSPRALAEKLSNAQHADPTKPAGELDRQHVEELPACPQREAPLPSKSQPPQTSSMETSRSPSPQFAPQKLTDKPPLLIQDDSSTRIERLIDNTTVKMVPIKIVHSESQPEKESRQGLARAAAAAAAAEPPALPSGLERDQIKTLSTSEQSYSRFCLYSRPGAEPEPCAQPPAPPGAPDGRASPPALSYMKAKERTAEDLKSEELAREIVGKDKSLADILDPGVKMKTTRDLMEGIFPKDEHLLEEAQQRRKLLPKIPSPRTTEEKREEPSVPAAAFLATNSAYYSTSAPKAELLIKMKDLQEQQEPEEDSGSDLDHDLSVKKQELIDSISRKLQVLREARESLLEDIQANSALGDEVEAIAKGVCKPNEFDKFRMFIGDLDKVVNLLLSLSGRLARVENALNNLDDSTSPGDRQSLLQKQRVLIQQHEDAKELKENLDRRERIVFDILASYLSDESLADYEYFVKMKSALIIEQRELEDKIHLGEEQLRCLVDSLQPDRGK, encoded by the exons ATGTCCACCTGTCAGCTGTCCTCCGCCGGCCCCTCCTGGCACGGCGGACACCACACCAG CTCGTCCTCCCAGGACCTGTCGGGCGCGTGGGAGCAGACGACCCTGCAGCGCACCTCGGGCCACTTCAGCTCCCTGGGCAGCGTGGACAGCCTGGACCAGCCCTCGcagcccttcccctctggccGCCTCTCGGCTGCCAAGTCCAACAGCAGCATCGACCACCTGGGCGGCCCGAGCAAGAGGGACTCGGCCTATGGCTCCTTCTCCACCAGCTGCAGCACGCCTGACCACACCTTGCCCAAGGCGGACGCCTCCTCCACGGAGAACATCCTCTACACAGTGGGCCTGTGGGAGGCCTCTCGGCCGGCTGGCAGCCGGCATGACCCCCCGGGCCTGGAGGACCGGCTCGGGCACTTGGCGTGCAGGCTGCCGTGCGAGCGCAGCAGGAGTCCCAGGCCAGAGGACGGGCCCGAGCCGAAGCTGCCCACATCGGGGCGGTCCAGCTTTGGGCCTGTCTGGTACGTTCCTGATAAGAAGAAAGCCCCCGcttccccgcccccgcccccgccccctctgcGCAGCGACAGCTTTGCTGCCACCAAGAGCCACGAGAAGGCCCAGGGCCCTGCGTTCTCAGAGGCGACCGCCACACAGCACTTGGCGGGCTTGACGCGGGCCCAGCCCCGCGGCGACTGGCGAGCAGAGCCCGCCGATGCCCAGCGCAGGCCAGCACGCCCGGGAGACAGCAGGAGACCTGGCAGCTCGGGCTGTGCTGCGGATGGGCACCTGGACTGCTCATGGCCGTCCACCACCCACGGGGCCCCCAGCCGGCTGCAGGCTTCTCTGTCCAGCACCGACGTGCGCTTCCCGCCGTCTGCCTACGGGTGCCAGCACCCGCGCCAGTACAGTGACGAGAGTCCCTTCTTGCATGAGGTCCCCGGGGCTGCCACGGTGCCGGCAGGGCAGCTGCGTGGGGTCCTCGCCAGGGTTCGGCAGGAGGCTCCTGCCCAGCGTTTTCAGGATGACAACGCCTCTCAAGCCAAGTGGCCCCATGCTGCTGACCGGAAGGGGGGTAGCGGTGGGCAGAGCTACCACCGCTCTGTGAGCACCAGACAGGGCCTTCCAGGGGGTCCTCAGCTGTCACATCCCCGTGACAGCTATTGGCGTTGCGGCTCGCCTCTGGGTGCCTTGGATGGTCCCGCCACACAGCTGGTGGGCCAGAAGCCCCGCGGTCACTTCCCGCGGCACGAGGGTgcccaggagagggagagggccgACCCAGGGGACAGAGGAGTGGGCGGCTGCTCCTCGGGAATGGAGGAGCCCCCTGGGGCCAGCCACGGCGACCGAGCCAGTGTGAAGCAAGTCGCTGACGCCTTCAAGTGGGCCCACGGGGACAGTGGCAAGATCTCCGCCCACAAGACGCCCATGTTGCACTCGCTGACCCAGGAAGGCAGCCGGTGGCCTGCGGAGGGCCAGGAAGCGGGCACTGAGAGGCCTCCGCCCTTTGATGCTCAGGTGGGCAAACCCACGCGGAGGAGTGACCGCTTCGCCACCACGCTGCGGAACGAGATCCAGCAGCGGCGAGCCAGGCTGCAGAAGAGCAGGAGCACCGTGGCGCTGGCTGGGCCCGATGAGGCCGAGGGAGAGGCCAGCGGCTGGCCGGGGGCTGCTGCCCCAGGACCGTCTTTCCTAGGTACCTACAAGGACCACGTGAAGGAGGCCCAAGCCCGCGTCCTGAGGGCCACATCATTTAGGCGCCGCGACTTGGATCCCAGCCCCGCGGAGCGTTGCACAGGGTCCCCAGAACCCACGGCCGGGAGCCACCGCCCACAACCCAGCCCTGTGTCCCCGACTTGGGAGGCAGGCCAAGCCCGGCCACCCCCGTGCGCAGGTGGCGCGCCCCACGTGGCTCGCATCGGGGGCCGCAGGCGGTTCACAGCCGAGCAGAAACTGAAGTCCTACTCCGAGCCAGAGAAGATGAATGAGGTGGGGCTCTCTGGGGACCGGCACCCCCGCCGGCACCCCGAGGACACCGTGGGCACCTTCGCCGACCGGTGgaagttttttgaggaaaccagCAGGTCTGTTGCGCAGAGGGCTGGCCCGAGGCAGGTGCTCTCCGGAGGCCCAAAGGAGAAGCTGGACAGGCCGTGGGCCGCCGGCCCCGGGGACCAGGGCCCCGAGCCCCGGCTCCAGGGAAGGGCCCGCACCACCTCCTTCGGGGAAAGTGCTGGCGGCCCCAGGAAGGCGGGAAAGGTGGGCACACCGGAAGCGCCGCAGAGGCTGGGAACCTTTGCGGAGTATCAGGCCTGTTGGAGGACGCAGAGGAGAGGCCCGGACGCCAGGGCCTCGGGGCGGTACCACTCCGCCGACGACATCCTGGACGCCAGCCTGGGCCCACGCGAGCCGCTGCAGCACGTGCACGAGCGGTCACGGTCATCGCCGTCCACGGAGCTCTACAAACAG GAAGCGCCTGTTGAGCCGCGGCGACAAGCAGAGGACCCTGGGGAGCACGGAGAACTTGCCTCCGCAGTCCGGGACGAGGAGCAGTGTCCGGCCCCAAG ACAAGCAGATGCCCAGGGTCCAGAAGTCAGTCCAGCAGCACACCGGGACCCGCGGCCCCTGGCCCGGGGCTCTGAGCCGTCCCATGCCCAGGACAGTCCAGAGGTGCCCCACGAGGGCCGCAGCAGAGCCGGGACCCTCCCGTGTGATTACAGATTCTCAGAGGACCACACCCCTGCACACCCACAGCCGCCTGCCCCAGGATCCCAAACGCACAGTGGCCTCTCGGCCCTGCATGCTCGAGTGCCAGACCCCCGGCCTCTGAGTGCCACGCCGCTCGTCAAGCGACCTGCTCCGCAGAGGCCGCCGCCGCCCAAGCGCGAGCCCAGACATCTCAGGGGACCGGCTGGTGCCACTCCCATAGGCACACCTGCGGCTGTTGACCTGGGCGCACCTGCAGGCACACCTGTGGCCAATCACCTGGCTGCGCCTAGCACGCCCCTTCCCCCGCCGTCACCTGAGTCCCTGGAGGTGTGTGTGGACCGCCTGTCCCTCTCCCGCAGCCCCCGTGCCTTGGCAGAGAAGCTGAGCAACGCCCAGCACGCAGACCCCACAAAGCCCGCTGGGGAGCTGGACCGGCAGCATGTAGAGGAGCTCCCAGCCTGTCCTCAGCGGGAAGCCCCGCTCCCTTCCAAGTCCCAGCCCCCGCAGACGTCCAGCATGGAGACCTCTCGCTCCCCTTCTCCTCAGTTCGCCCCCCAGAAGCTGACGGACAAACCTCCCTTGCTCATCCAGGATGACAGTTCAACCAG GATCGAGCGGCTGATCGACAACACCACAGTGAAGATGGTGCCCATCAAGATTGTGCACTCGGAGAGCCAGCCGGAGAAGGAGAGCCGCCAGGGCCTGGCGcgtgccgccgccgccgccgccgccgccgagcCGCCCGCGCTGCCCAGCGGGCTGGAGCGCGACCAGATCAAGACGCTGAGCACGTCGGAGCAGTCCTACTCGCGTTTCTGCCTGTACAGCCGCCCGGGCGCCGAGCCCGAGCCCTGCGCCCAGCCGCCCGCGCCACCCGGCGCCCCGGACGGCCGTGCCTCCCCGCCCGCGCTCAGCTACATGAAGGCCAAAGAGCGGACAGCAGAAGACCTGAAGTCGGAGGAGCTGGCCCGGGAGATCGTGGGGAAGGATAAGTCCCTGGCCGACATCCTGGATCCCGGCGTGAAGATGAAGACCACCAGGGACCTCATGGAGGGCATCTTCCCCAAGGACGAGCACCTCCTGGAGGAAGCTCAGCAGCGCAGGAAGCTGCTCCCCAAAATCCCCTCGCCCAGAACCACGGAGGAGAA GAGAGAGGAGCCCAGCGTGCCGGCGGCCGCATTCCTGGCCACCAATTCCGCCTACTACAGCACGTCGGCCCCCAAGGCGGAGCTGCTGATCAAGATGAAGGACCTGCAAGAGCAGCAGGAGCCCGAAGAGGATTCGGGGAGTGACTTGGACCATGACCTGTCTGTGAAGAAG CAGGAGCTCATCGACAGCATCAGCCGCAAGCTTCAGGTGCTCCGGGAAGCCCGTGAGAGCCTGCTGGAGGACATCCAGGCCAACAGTGCCCTCGGGGACGAGGTGGAGGCCATTGCCAAGGGCGTCTGCAAGCCCAATGAGTTCGACAAGTTCCGGATGTTCATCGGGGACCTGGACAAAGTGGTGAACCTCCTGCTGTCCCTGTCCGGTCGCCTGGCCCGGGTGGAGAACGCCCTCAACAATTTGGACGACAGTACTTCTCCCGGTGATCGG